Below is a window of Haloterrigena alkaliphila DNA.
ACGAATCACGAATGGTCCAGACGACCGCGGTACCTTCCGCATCGGACGGGGGGGAGGACGGTGCTACCGCTACCAGCGAGTCGATCAGGACGCTGACCGAGTCGGCGTCCGGTCTCGAGGTACGGGTTCTCGAAACGATTCGAGCGATCCCGGCGGCCCAGTGGAACGACGTCGTCGAGCAAACGACGTGTGGCAGCGTCTTCCATCGCCACGAGTGGCTCGACGCGATCGAAATCGGACTCGAGTACACGCCGCGACATCTCGTCGTCGAAAAAGACGGCAATCTGATCGGGTTGCTCCCAAATTTCGTCGTCGACATCGAAAAGACGCCGTTTCGCCGGCTCTCGTCGTCGTATCCCGGATTCGGCGGCCCGCTGGTCACCACCGACGTCCCCGAGTCGCTCTCGCTGCTCACCGAGGCCGCCACCGACCTCTGTTCGGGACGGACGGTCGTTCACCAGATCCGTGGACTCGATACGAACTATCTCCGGTACAATAATTTCCTGCAGGCGGAGGGGTACGAACCCTACCGGCGGGAGTGTCGGTTCGTCCTCGATCTCACGCAGGGGTACGAGGAGATCCGCGAGGGGATGAGCAAGAGCAGGCAGAAGGGGATCGACCGCGGCCGCGACGGCGACTACGAAATCGTCGAAGAACCGCTCACACGATCGAACATCGCGCGATTCCACGAGGTGTACGAACGGGTTATGCACCGCGTCGACGGCGACGTCTATCCGCTCTCGTTTTTCGAACGGTTGCTGGCGATGGACTCGCGGTTGCTGCTCGTCACGATCCGAATCGACGGCGAGTACGCGGGCGGGTTTCTGGAACTCATCGACGAGGAGCGCTCCTCCATCCACGGCTTCTTCGCCGCGGTTCCACAGGAATACTTCGGCGATCACGCGTCGGAACTGCTCTACGACCACGTGATCAAGTGGGGGATCGACAACGGGTTCGACAGCTACGACTTCGGGAGTTCGAACGCGGACTTCGAGGACGGCGTCTTCCGGTTCAAGGAAGGGTTCGGCGCCACGCCGATGCCCATTCTCGTCTGGGAACGCGGCTGTAGTCCGCTCTGGAGAGTGCTCAAAACGGGCCGTTCGCTGTACTGGCCGCACAAATGAGTCTGGATCTTCGACTCGAGATCAAGTGAACGGTCGGCAATAGTATCCGTGAGGTCCGGGTGCGAGAATCGAACTACGCGTCTCAGTCGAAACGGACTGAAGGATTACCACTACCCCAACCCGGACACGAGTGCATTCGGAACGACGGTAGCGCACCGAAAATAGCTTGTGTCCCGTTGCCCACTGTGAAAACTATAAACATTAATCATCGTTGTTCCGCTCTGCGCGGGAGATCGGAGTCGGCCGCGTACCCCTCTGTGCGGTACTCGAGAACGGAACCCGAGTCACGGATACGATGACAGTACGACGGCCTTCAGCGGACGCTGCAGTCCGCGTCGACCGTCCTTCTTCGCGAAATATCGTCGAGAACTCCCGCGGAACTCGACCCACGGGTCGCGCTGTTCGAACCGAGTCGCTACTGACCGGCGAGCGCGTTAGCGCTCGTCACTGTCCAGCACGCGGATCTGGTCCCCGCGAACCGTCACGGGAATCGGGACCGTCGCCTCGTAGAGTTCGACGGTCACCTGATCCTTGCCCTCGTCGATGCGCTGTACCTGGGCCTTCTCGCCCTTGAACGGACCGGCGATGAGTTCGACGATGTCGCCCTCGGCGATCCCCTCGACGTCCGGTTTGGGCGAGAGGAAGTGCTCGACCTCCGAGATGTCTGACGTTCCCGGCACGATGCTCCGGGCGTGGGGGATGTCCTCGAGGACGCGCTCGAGGACGGCGTTGCCCTCGGACTCGACCATCACGTAGGAGGTCAGCGAGTCGGGCGCGAGCGCCGCGTGGATCTCGGGCTCCTCGCGGTTGATGATCATGTCCGCGACGGTGCGCTCCTGACTGGCCGTAGTTTTGACGGCGTAGATGCCCATCAGAAGACACCCACCTGTCCGGTCAGGACGAGCATGATTGCGCCGATGAGAAAGCCCATCAACCCGATGAGCAGGATTCCTGCACCGGCGATCTTCGATACCTGGAGGAACTCCTCGGTCGTGGGCGTCGTCGCCATCTTCAACACCCGAACGTACGAGGTGAGGTCGTAGGGAACGTCCATGTATATCCGTTCACAACGCGGCGCCTTTTATCTGTCTTTCGTGTCGCTAGTCGTTTCGGATGGAAAACACGTCGATCGAGGCCGACGTTGCACTCGATGGCCTGCCGACCAAACCGCTCGAGGCCGAATTCCCTCTGCTATGGCCGAAGATGACGCCGACCGCGCGAACGAGTACGAGGCGGAACGGGAAGCCGAGATCGAAGACGAGATGGAGCGCGTCGATCAGGACCCCGATCAGATCGACGCCGGCGACGACGACCTCGGAACGCAGAACGCGCCCCGCGAGGACGCGGAGGACCTGGAGGACCTCGAGGAGGCCGAAGAGGCCTGACGACGCGGGCCGCATCCGCAATCGACCCGCGTTCGAATCGGGGCCGTGGCCGTTCGAGTCACCGCTGAGAGAACGCAGTCGTCGCTCGAGCGAATCGAGTCCTCGACGGGCGACGGGACGATTTCTTCGGACCCCCTCCCGAGCATCACGCGATCGGCTCGACCGCGTACTCGCCGACCAGATACGCGCGGCCGCGGTCGGAGAGTTCGTACCGCAGTCCGTCTCTCCGGACGAGCGCCGCCCGCTCGAGTAACTCGAGTCGCTTGTCGATGTACCGCGGCTGGAGCGCGATCGCCGCGTCGCTCAGTTCGGTCCGGATCTCGTGGGGTCGCTTCCCGGGATTCGACGCGAGATACTCGAGAATCCGATCGTCGTTCTTCGACATCCACTCCGCGTGCTTGCGGACCTCGACTCTCATCGTTTCACCGATCGAAGCCGCTCGTCGCCCTCGATCAGTTCGTGGAAGTGTTCGTCGCAGAGGCAGGGAACCGCCTCGTCGTCCTCGATCGACGACGTGACGACGAGATCGCCGTCCGACGACGTGAGCTCGGGAACGTACCGCGGAAAGCGTATCTGGCCGTCCCGCTTGCAGAACGCACAGCGGCGCTCCGATCCGGACGCCCAGTAGCGAACGCTGCGTCCGAGTTCGTCCTTTTCGCAGTTCATACAGAGCCCCCCGATCGTGGTTCCGCTGAACAGTTCGATCACCGCTCGATTGTATCCGGCGTCTCGCCCACAGTTCACGCATTGCATCGGTAATCCTCCCCGTTGGAACCGGGGATTGGAATCGACACGTCATAAAAACGGACTGCCAGGTGAAATTGAACGAACGTATAAGATCACGGAGGTGCAGTCCGAGTGCCGCTACCCGGACTCCGAACGTCGGTTTCTCGGATCGGTTCGCGTGGATCACGTCCACCGACGAACACGAGCGATTTATGGGTCAAACGGCGTCTCGAGACGGCAACTAGTACCGCGTCAGGATCCCGTCGGGCGGTTTTCGCAAATCAGTTCACACGAAACGGACGTTCAATCGCAATACGCGTTCGCGATTTCTCGGAGTGCGACCGTCGTCGTCTTCGACTGGACGGCCGTCGATTCGTGCGTCGAGCACTTTCACGTGACACTCGACTGCCCACGGCGCGCGACCGTGCTCGTCTCGAGGCTGCCACAGAGGTACCGGCGGGAGAGACCGGGCGTCCGTGACGGACCGTCAGGGTCCGACGTCGTCCGGCCGCTCCTCGAGCGTCAACGCCACGGTTTGGCGCTCGCCGTCCCGGACGATCTCGAGTTCGATCTCGTCTCCGGGGGCGGTCTCGAGCGCGAGGTACGACGAGAGCTGAGCCTGCGTCGAGATCTCCGCTCCGTCGATGGCGACGATCACGTCACCGCTGCCCGGACGGCCGCGGCGGACCGGCTCGAGTACCCCGTCAGCGGGTCCGTCCCGGACGACCTGCGCGACCAGGACGCCGGCCGCTTCCTCGAGGCCGACCGCGTCGGCGATTTCGGGGCCGACGGGCAGGACGCCGACGCCCATGTAGGCGTGTTCGTACGCGCCGTCCTCGATGAGCGCGGGCACGACACGGTTCGCGAGCCGTGCCGAGATGGCGAAGCCGATCGTCTGGCTGGCCCCGGCGAAGACGACCCCAAGCACCTCGCCGTCGAGGTTCACGAGCGGCCCGCCGCTGTTCCCGGGGTTGACCGACGCGTCGGTCTGGATGGCCGCCGGAATCGCGAACCCCGTCGGACTCGGCAGCGAGCGGTTGACGCCGCTGACGATTCCCTGCGAGATCGAGGCGTTGAAGCCGAGCGGATTGCCGAGCGTGAGTACCTCCTGTCCGATCGCCGGCTGGGACTCGACGAACGAGAGTCCGCCGGCGACGTCGGGCATCTCGTCGACGCGCAGGACGGCGAGGTCGCTGTAAACGTCCGTGCCGACGATCGACGCGGTCCGCCACTCTTGATTGCTGAACTGGATCTCGATACCGTCCTCGCTCGCGGCCGCTACGACGTGGTTGTTCGTCACGATGTGCTGATCGTCGATGACGAATCCGGAACCGAGTCCGCCACCGCCGCCACCACCGCCGCCGGGGCCGGGGCCCGGACCGGGACCGCCCGTCCCGGAGACGGTGACGAGGACGACGGAGTCGATGGTGTTGCGATACACCGCCGTGTACGGACTGTCGACGCCGTCGCCCTGTCCCTCCTGGGCCGTCGTGTTCGCGCTCTCGGTCTCGTTCTGTGCGACGCCGCCCCCGACGCCTCCGACGCCCAGCGCCGCGGTGGCCCCGATCGCGCCGAGGAGTCGCCGCCGCGTGCAGTAATCTCGACTCACGCGGGGTTCCACCCCGAGGAACGGCATAAAACGATGACCAGCAGAAGCAGCGGGCGATTCTGGGGGCTGAGCGACACCCGGTAACCGTGCGAGTTCGGTCGAACTCGGCCGGTCGCGAGCGTCCCCCGTCGACTCGAGCGGCTATTCTTCGTCGAACAACGCTGAGCTCCGCTCAGCGAGTCCAACACGGCTCACGCCGTGTCGAACGGCGCAAATCGAAGAGTTACTGGCTCGACGACGCTACG
It encodes the following:
- a CDS encoding protein translocase SEC61 complex subunit gamma, with the protein product MDVPYDLTSYVRVLKMATTPTTEEFLQVSKIAGAGILLIGLMGFLIGAIMLVLTGQVGVF
- a CDS encoding transcription elongation factor Spt5 → MGIYAVKTTASQERTVADMIINREEPEIHAALAPDSLTSYVMVESEGNAVLERVLEDIPHARSIVPGTSDISEVEHFLSPKPDVEGIAEGDIVELIAGPFKGEKAQVQRIDEGKDQVTVELYEATVPIPVTVRGDQIRVLDSDER
- a CDS encoding GNAT family N-acetyltransferase — translated: MVQTTAVPSASDGGEDGATATSESIRTLTESASGLEVRVLETIRAIPAAQWNDVVEQTTCGSVFHRHEWLDAIEIGLEYTPRHLVVEKDGNLIGLLPNFVVDIEKTPFRRLSSSYPGFGGPLVTTDVPESLSLLTEAATDLCSGRTVVHQIRGLDTNYLRYNNFLQAEGYEPYRRECRFVLDLTQGYEEIREGMSKSRQKGIDRGRDGDYEIVEEPLTRSNIARFHEVYERVMHRVDGDVYPLSFFERLLAMDSRLLLVTIRIDGEYAGGFLELIDEERSSIHGFFAAVPQEYFGDHASELLYDHVIKWGIDNGFDSYDFGSSNADFEDGVFRFKEGFGATPMPILVWERGCSPLWRVLKTGRSLYWPHK
- a CDS encoding S1C family serine protease, which gives rise to MPFLGVEPRVSRDYCTRRRLLGAIGATAALGVGGVGGGVAQNETESANTTAQEGQGDGVDSPYTAVYRNTIDSVVLVTVSGTGGPGPGPGPGGGGGGGGGLGSGFVIDDQHIVTNNHVVAAASEDGIEIQFSNQEWRTASIVGTDVYSDLAVLRVDEMPDVAGGLSFVESQPAIGQEVLTLGNPLGFNASISQGIVSGVNRSLPSPTGFAIPAAIQTDASVNPGNSGGPLVNLDGEVLGVVFAGASQTIGFAISARLANRVVPALIEDGAYEHAYMGVGVLPVGPEIADAVGLEEAAGVLVAQVVRDGPADGVLEPVRRGRPGSGDVIVAIDGAEISTQAQLSSYLALETAPGDEIELEIVRDGERQTVALTLEERPDDVGP